Within Raineyella sp. W15-4, the genomic segment GACGGATTCTGCCCGACGGGGGTCGGGGCCGGCTCAACCGGGCCGCGTTCGTCATCCACTCACACGTCCACGCCGCCCGTCCCGAGGTGATGGGAGCGGTCCACGCCCACGGACTGCACGGCAAGACGTTCTCCGCGCTGCACCGGCCGGTCTCGCCGATCACCCAGGATTCCTGTGCCTTCCATGGCGACCAGGCGATCTACGACGAGTACCACGGCGTCGCCCTGCTCGAGGAGGAGGGCGAGCGGATCGCCACCGCTCTGGGTCCGCACAAGGCGGTGATCCTCACCAACCACGGGCATCTCACCGTCGGCACCACCGTCGAGAGCGCTGTCTGGTGGTTCGTCTCGATGGAGCGATCGATGCAGTCGGAACTGCTGGCGCTCGCCGCCGGCGACCCGGTTCCGCTGGACCCGCAGACCGCTGCGGAGACGTACGCCGCGGTCGGCGGGGAGGACGTCGGCTGGTTCGCCTACTCGACGATCATCCAGCGGATCGCCCGGCACGAGCCCGACCTCTTCGGTCACTGGCTCCAGGCCCACGCAGGAGAGTGAGACGGACATGTCCACCGCAACGACGCGCGCTGCCCGGCCCGCCATCTCCCATGTCGACCTGCTGGTCGTCGGCGCCGGCCCCGCCGGGCTGTACGCCGCCTACTGCGCCGGTCACCGCGGTCTGCGGACCGCGGTGATCGACGCCCTGCCG encodes:
- a CDS encoding class II aldolase/adducin family protein; the protein is MTDTNLTDVATLAAIPAPPTGLSLADELDRRKNAVVGGYRILSAFGLDEGISGHITCRDPYDPNTFWTAPWGRHFSLVRPEELLHVDATGRILPDGGRGRLNRAAFVIHSHVHAARPEVMGAVHAHGLHGKTFSALHRPVSPITQDSCAFHGDQAIYDEYHGVALLEEEGERIATALGPHKAVILTNHGHLTVGTTVESAVWWFVSMERSMQSELLALAAGDPVPLDPQTAAETYAAVGGEDVGWFAYSTIIQRIARHEPDLFGHWLQAHAGE